In the genome of Nocardioides seonyuensis, one region contains:
- a CDS encoding ExeM/NucH family extracellular endonuclease — MSVTPRGWRLASALTVSLATGLVALPTPSLADTTGTALVISEVYGGGGGGTGSPSFSHDFIELHNPTAEAVSLAGWSVQYKSNTGATAQVAGLSGSVPAGGHFLVQSGNAGSVPGTPGVPDPDAVVGLSLSQSGGVVFLASSTSAVTARGDVAGVTAGGLVDAVGYGTSADTFETVRTGVALTTTTSASRTAGVDTDDNAADFSEGAPDPQGSGGGVVVPPGPTARTIAEIQGTGAASPIAGQEVVTRGVVTAAYPTGGFNGFYIQTGGEDTTPGASDGIFVYDPDFSSDITVGDSVEVEGVVEEFGGMTELAASRTVEIAALPAVVPNTVLPGTDCALPGTACPTGSELDALREEFEGEAFLPSAPTTVTDAYDFGVTSSNFYGEIGLAAGSEVPLMTPTEVVDAQDAAGIAARTTYNDAHRVVLDDGSSVNYWNTRNTASGQDDPVPWLTADHTVRVGASVTFEKPVVLDYRFGWKLQPQRQVVGVPSGLMTFEQDRPAEPRQVGGDLRLATFNVLNYFTTLGTDVPGCTAYVDRDDDPVATNRCSGDNGPRGAWEQEDLERQQVKIVKAINTMDADVVSLEELENSLVVDGHDRDEAIAALVGALNADAGAERWAYVPSPDVVPSGEDVIRTGFIYDPSTVSVVGPGRILDHPAFADSREPLAQAFRRVGGGRATTFTVVANHFKSKGCSGVSDPADEDSGQGCWNPLRVAQAEALTEFAADYARARHTDAVFLTGDFNAYSQEDPVQAIEAAGYTRLESDDTSVDKSYSFAGMSGSLDHVFASPAALELVTGVDVWEINANESVFYQYSRHNYIGTDLYRPDVFASSDHNPEVVGISAPHAGTR; from the coding sequence TTGTCTGTCACTCCTCGGGGCTGGCGTCTCGCCTCAGCCCTCACCGTCTCCCTGGCAACCGGCCTGGTCGCACTGCCGACTCCCTCTCTCGCCGACACGACCGGCACCGCGCTGGTGATCAGCGAGGTCTACGGAGGTGGGGGCGGCGGCACCGGCTCTCCCAGCTTCAGCCACGACTTCATCGAGCTCCACAACCCCACCGCCGAGGCGGTGTCGCTCGCGGGATGGTCGGTCCAGTACAAGTCCAACACCGGCGCCACCGCCCAGGTGGCAGGCCTGTCGGGCAGCGTGCCCGCTGGCGGTCACTTCCTGGTCCAGTCGGGCAACGCAGGCTCCGTCCCCGGCACCCCGGGCGTGCCCGACCCCGACGCTGTGGTGGGGCTGAGCCTCTCCCAGTCCGGCGGCGTGGTCTTCCTCGCCAGCTCCACGAGCGCCGTCACAGCACGTGGTGACGTCGCGGGCGTGACCGCCGGCGGACTCGTCGACGCAGTCGGCTACGGCACGTCCGCGGACACGTTCGAGACCGTGCGGACGGGTGTGGCCCTCACCACGACGACCTCGGCCTCGAGGACCGCAGGCGTCGACACCGACGACAACGCCGCCGACTTCTCCGAGGGTGCTCCCGACCCCCAGGGATCGGGCGGCGGCGTGGTGGTCCCGCCCGGACCGACCGCGCGGACCATCGCGGAGATCCAGGGCACCGGGGCGGCCAGCCCGATCGCCGGCCAGGAGGTCGTCACGCGCGGAGTGGTCACCGCGGCCTATCCCACGGGCGGGTTCAACGGCTTCTACATCCAGACCGGTGGCGAGGACACCACGCCCGGTGCCTCCGACGGCATCTTCGTCTACGACCCCGACTTCTCCTCCGACATCACCGTCGGTGACTCCGTCGAGGTCGAGGGCGTCGTCGAGGAGTTCGGTGGCATGACGGAGCTGGCGGCCTCGCGCACCGTCGAGATCGCCGCCCTGCCGGCCGTGGTCCCCAACACCGTCCTTCCAGGCACCGACTGCGCGCTTCCCGGCACGGCTTGTCCCACGGGATCCGAGCTCGACGCGCTGCGCGAGGAGTTCGAGGGCGAGGCCTTCTTGCCGTCGGCGCCGACGACGGTCACCGACGCCTACGACTTCGGTGTCACCTCGAGCAACTTCTACGGCGAGATCGGCCTGGCCGCCGGCTCGGAGGTCCCGCTGATGACGCCGACCGAGGTGGTCGATGCCCAGGACGCCGCCGGCATCGCCGCCCGCACCACCTACAACGACGCCCATCGCGTGGTGCTCGACGACGGGAGCTCGGTCAACTACTGGAACACCCGCAACACCGCTTCCGGCCAGGACGACCCGGTCCCGTGGCTCACCGCGGACCACACGGTCCGGGTCGGCGCCTCGGTCACCTTCGAGAAGCCCGTGGTCCTGGACTACCGGTTCGGCTGGAAGCTCCAGCCTCAGCGGCAGGTCGTCGGAGTGCCCTCCGGGCTGATGACGTTCGAGCAGGACCGCCCCGCCGAGCCGCGGCAGGTCGGGGGAGACCTGCGACTGGCGACGTTCAACGTGCTCAACTACTTCACCACCCTCGGCACCGACGTGCCCGGGTGCACCGCCTACGTCGATCGTGACGACGACCCGGTCGCCACCAACCGGTGCTCCGGTGACAACGGCCCGCGCGGCGCGTGGGAGCAGGAGGACCTCGAGCGCCAGCAGGTCAAGATCGTCAAGGCCATCAACACCATGGACGCCGACGTGGTCTCGCTCGAGGAGCTGGAGAACTCCCTCGTCGTCGACGGCCACGACCGCGACGAGGCGATCGCGGCCCTGGTGGGTGCACTCAACGCCGACGCGGGCGCCGAGCGATGGGCCTACGTGCCGTCGCCGGACGTCGTCCCCAGCGGTGAGGACGTCATCCGCACCGGGTTCATCTACGACCCCTCGACCGTCTCGGTGGTCGGGCCGGGCAGGATCCTCGACCACCCGGCGTTCGCCGACTCGCGGGAGCCACTCGCGCAGGCGTTCCGGCGGGTCGGCGGCGGCCGCGCGACGACCTTCACCGTGGTGGCCAACCACTTCAAGTCCAAGGGATGCAGCGGCGTCTCCGACCCCGCTGACGAGGACAGCGGACAGGGGTGCTGGAACCCGCTGCGCGTCGCCCAGGCGGAGGCGCTCACCGAGTTCGCGGCCGACTACGCCCGTGCGCGGCACACCGACGCGGTGTTCCTCACTGGCGACTTCAACGCCTACTCCCAGGAGGACCCGGTGCAGGCCATCGAGGCGGCCGGCTACACCCGGCTGGAGTCCGACGACACCTCGGTCGACAAGAGCTACAGCTTCGCCGGAATGTCGGGCTCGCTCGACCACGTCTTCGCCAGCCCCGCGGCCCTCGAGCTCGTCACCGGTGTCGACGTGTGGGAGATCAACGCCAACGAGTCGGTCTTCTACCAGTACAGCCGGCACAACTACATCGGCACCGACCTCTACCGCCCCGACGTGTTCGCCTCCTCCGACCACAACCCGGAGGTCGTCGGGATCAGCGCGCCTCATGCAGGGACGCGCTGA
- a CDS encoding helix-turn-helix domain-containing protein, whose translation MTAATTQDQVEDTRSEDERPDESLALVADPVEVRRHAGTAAAVGLTAAAVGIAYFARAAQTGALLDWLLAVVMGALGAYWLAGFVDARTPLLVLDAQGVRMRLGRRWHGLPWSAVHHLEHTPRRGPLRDGRLVVVPHNEELLFSGLDRLGRWQAKVSRRLHGSAFALPLGLSTKVTGAHAGLTAALSAIAHDRCDVVQVEASARPTEAAGTASEPGVEAPEQGELADEPGPVPPEPEIVASATPVPLRDSSAGRRSEVHRQVEAPEDADAPEAEQGRELRRPGSVSLVEETQAWGDRVRPIARAGESVEPLVIDEFEIEPAEDPVIGPEVAAARTRLGLTIDQLADRTRIRPHVIESIEVDDFEPCGGDFYARGHLRTLARILGVDAAPLLESYDERYARAPINPRRVFEAELATGAHGSIRGTRGGPNWSLLVAVVMALVLCWSVARLVMDTPAELRSETPVLNGSGGPDGVGSAPLADPVPVKVAAVAGGAHVVVRDGAGEIVFKGNLAAGETKDLDASPPVRVDSTDGALTVSLDGGEAKPVGEPGIAGQGTFVAH comes from the coding sequence ATGACCGCAGCAACGACGCAGGACCAGGTCGAGGACACCAGGTCCGAGGACGAGCGTCCCGACGAGTCGCTCGCGCTCGTCGCGGACCCCGTCGAGGTACGCCGTCACGCCGGCACCGCGGCAGCGGTCGGGCTGACTGCCGCTGCTGTCGGGATCGCCTACTTCGCGCGCGCCGCCCAGACCGGGGCACTGCTCGACTGGCTCCTCGCCGTCGTCATGGGCGCCTTGGGCGCCTACTGGCTGGCGGGCTTCGTCGACGCCCGCACGCCCCTGCTGGTCCTGGACGCGCAGGGCGTACGCATGCGGTTGGGTCGGCGCTGGCACGGCCTGCCGTGGAGTGCGGTGCACCACCTGGAGCACACACCGCGTCGTGGCCCGCTGCGCGACGGACGCCTCGTGGTCGTCCCCCACAACGAGGAGCTGCTCTTCTCCGGGCTGGACCGTCTCGGCCGCTGGCAGGCGAAGGTCTCACGCCGGCTCCACGGCTCGGCATTCGCACTTCCGCTCGGGCTCTCGACCAAGGTGACAGGAGCGCACGCGGGCCTCACCGCGGCGCTGTCGGCCATCGCGCACGACCGTTGCGACGTCGTCCAGGTCGAGGCCTCGGCGCGCCCGACCGAGGCGGCAGGCACGGCTTCGGAGCCCGGCGTCGAGGCGCCTGAGCAGGGCGAGCTCGCCGACGAGCCGGGTCCGGTCCCGCCGGAGCCGGAGATCGTCGCCAGCGCGACGCCCGTGCCGCTGCGCGACTCGAGCGCCGGACGACGTTCCGAGGTCCACCGCCAGGTCGAGGCGCCCGAGGACGCCGACGCTCCCGAGGCGGAGCAGGGTCGCGAGCTGCGTCGACCCGGAAGCGTGAGCCTGGTCGAGGAGACCCAGGCCTGGGGCGACCGCGTGCGTCCGATCGCCCGCGCCGGCGAGTCCGTCGAGCCGCTGGTCATCGACGAGTTCGAGATCGAGCCGGCCGAGGACCCCGTGATCGGGCCGGAGGTCGCGGCCGCGCGGACCCGCCTCGGCCTCACCATCGACCAGCTCGCTGACCGCACCCGCATCCGGCCCCACGTCATCGAGTCCATCGAGGTGGACGACTTCGAGCCGTGTGGTGGTGACTTCTACGCTCGCGGGCACCTGCGGACGCTGGCTCGCATCCTCGGTGTCGACGCGGCCCCGCTCCTGGAGTCCTACGACGAGCGCTACGCCAGGGCACCGATCAACCCGCGCCGCGTGTTCGAGGCCGAGCTGGCGACGGGCGCCCACGGCTCCATCCGTGGCACCCGAGGCGGCCCCAACTGGTCCCTGCTCGTGGCGGTGGTGATGGCGCTGGTGCTGTGCTGGTCCGTCGCGCGCCTGGTCATGGACACCCCCGCCGAGCTGCGCAGCGAGACACCGGTGCTCAACGGCTCTGGTGGCCCGGACGGCGTCGGCAGCGCCCCCTTGGCCGACCCGGTGCCGGTCAAGGTGGCTGCGGTCGCCGGCGGAGCGCACGTCGTCGTGCGCGACGGGGCGGGCGAGATCGTGTTCAAGGGCAACCTTGCGGCGGGGGAGACCAAGGACCTCGACGCCTCGCCCCCCGTCCGGGTCGACTCCACAGACGGTGCCCTCACCGTCAGCCTCGACGGCGGGGAGGCCAAGCCGGTGGGCGAGCCCGGGATCGCGGGTCAAGGGACGTTCGTGGCGCACTGA
- the pgsA gene encoding CDP-diacylglycerol--glycerol-3-phosphate 3-phosphatidyltransferase yields the protein MTTQSEVSNLNIANVLTTLRILMVPFFAWALLHDGGDNATWRWVAFALFAVAMITDKIDGDLARKHNLITDFGKIADPIADKAVTGMAFIGLSIVGDVWWWVTALVLLREWSVTLLRLSVAKDVVIAAAQSGKVKTALQALALAGLLWPLPHGEAHGGAFDFWPGPTGEWLFYLSQVLLAGAVAMTLWSGYEFYREWWRQRRLAAHA from the coding sequence GTGACGACCCAGTCCGAGGTGTCCAACCTCAACATCGCCAACGTCCTGACCACGCTGCGCATCCTGATGGTGCCGTTCTTCGCGTGGGCCCTGCTGCACGACGGTGGTGACAACGCGACGTGGCGCTGGGTCGCGTTCGCGCTCTTCGCCGTCGCCATGATCACCGACAAGATCGACGGTGACCTCGCCCGCAAGCACAACCTGATCACCGACTTCGGCAAGATCGCCGACCCGATCGCCGACAAGGCCGTGACCGGGATGGCCTTCATCGGCCTCTCCATCGTCGGGGACGTCTGGTGGTGGGTGACCGCCCTGGTGCTGCTGCGGGAGTGGAGCGTGACGCTTCTCCGGCTCAGTGTCGCCAAGGACGTCGTGATCGCAGCGGCGCAGAGCGGGAAGGTCAAGACCGCCCTGCAGGCACTCGCCCTGGCCGGTCTGCTCTGGCCGCTTCCGCACGGCGAGGCCCATGGAGGAGCCTTCGACTTCTGGCCTGGTCCGACGGGTGAGTGGCTCTTCTACCTCAGCCAGGTGCTGCTCGCGGGGGCCGTCGCGATGACCCTCTGGTCGGGCTATGAGTTCTACCGCGAGTGGTGGCGCCAGCGGAGGCTGGCCGCCCACGCCTGA
- a CDS encoding GAF domain-containing sensor histidine kinase has protein sequence MTDNLGAMRRLSELMRRVNASTDTQDVLEEIVHGVVEVLGYGVAAIARIEGDVLVMTNVAGPPEVIEQILGRRTPSDQIMDEFRQADRWGILRYVPPGRMTDARLSAAWIPEVEVSESDDAWHPEAALYAPLYSATGELLGNMAVDLPPGGRIPDADDRELLEMFVVQAGLALSNAHSRERLTERVRLGEMVNEIVRAGGKSNLDEIINRVVIALADGLDSMQAWVLCFPDEGRGPEHGAGHPIRYPVGQDIPGLRRDLVEPELAREPVEVTRHDGSQRVPRSRADLQSVMDWLGAERVVICPITTRQHLLGYIVLAFPAERLALTSAERDALGEVGRELGRIVHQARVLETEQRLVEELRELARYRSELIATISHELKTPLTAIIGHAELLEERQPGLTSLDAIIRNGQRLNRLIANLLHYSKVTGRREVVRSAVDLVELCEASIELLSLRAAQAGVTIVFEKPSAPSVVFGDAEELGRVVDNLVDNAVKYTPEGGRVTVGLDVGPENVTVFVTDTGLGISEADRSHVFSAFHRSTNPDALSVPGTGLGLPIAARIAQAHGGDITVESTFGAGSTFRFSLPLRSSP, from the coding sequence ATGACGGACAACCTGGGCGCGATGCGTCGCCTGTCCGAGCTGATGCGTCGTGTCAACGCGTCCACCGACACCCAGGACGTCCTCGAGGAGATCGTCCACGGAGTGGTCGAGGTCCTCGGCTACGGCGTGGCTGCCATCGCGCGCATCGAGGGCGACGTGCTCGTCATGACGAACGTCGCCGGCCCACCTGAGGTCATCGAGCAGATCCTGGGCCGCCGTACGCCCTCGGACCAGATCATGGACGAGTTCCGCCAGGCCGACCGTTGGGGGATCCTGCGCTACGTCCCGCCCGGACGGATGACGGACGCCCGGCTGAGCGCTGCCTGGATCCCCGAGGTCGAGGTCAGCGAGAGTGACGATGCGTGGCACCCGGAAGCGGCGCTCTACGCGCCCCTCTACTCCGCCACGGGCGAGCTGCTGGGCAACATGGCGGTCGACCTGCCGCCGGGCGGCCGGATCCCCGACGCCGACGACCGCGAGCTGCTCGAGATGTTCGTCGTCCAGGCGGGACTCGCGCTCTCCAACGCCCACAGCCGCGAGCGGCTGACCGAGCGGGTCCGCCTGGGGGAGATGGTCAACGAGATCGTCCGCGCAGGAGGCAAGAGCAACCTCGACGAGATCATCAATCGAGTGGTCATCGCGCTCGCCGACGGCCTCGACTCGATGCAGGCGTGGGTGCTGTGCTTCCCCGACGAGGGGCGGGGGCCGGAGCACGGTGCCGGCCACCCCATCCGCTACCCGGTCGGGCAGGACATCCCAGGGCTGCGGCGGGACCTCGTCGAGCCGGAGCTGGCGCGCGAGCCGGTGGAGGTCACGCGTCACGACGGGTCGCAGCGGGTGCCGCGGAGCCGTGCCGACCTCCAGAGCGTGATGGACTGGCTCGGTGCGGAGCGCGTCGTCATCTGCCCCATCACGACCCGCCAGCATCTCCTCGGCTACATCGTCCTCGCCTTCCCGGCCGAGCGCCTGGCGCTCACGTCGGCCGAGCGCGACGCACTGGGCGAAGTCGGTCGCGAGCTCGGTCGCATCGTCCACCAGGCGCGCGTGCTGGAGACCGAGCAACGCCTCGTCGAGGAGCTCCGCGAGCTGGCCCGCTACCGCAGCGAGCTGATCGCCACGATCTCCCACGAGCTGAAGACCCCGCTCACCGCGATCATCGGCCACGCCGAGCTTCTCGAGGAGCGGCAGCCCGGCCTGACCTCGCTCGACGCGATCATCCGCAACGGCCAGCGCCTCAACCGGCTGATCGCCAACCTGCTCCACTACTCCAAGGTGACCGGGCGCCGCGAGGTCGTGCGATCGGCCGTGGACCTCGTCGAGCTCTGCGAGGCGAGCATCGAGCTGCTGTCCCTGCGCGCAGCCCAGGCCGGGGTCACCATCGTGTTCGAGAAGCCGTCCGCCCCCTCGGTCGTCTTCGGTGACGCCGAGGAGCTCGGCAGGGTCGTCGACAACCTGGTGGACAACGCGGTCAAGTACACCCCCGAGGGCGGCCGGGTCACCGTCGGCCTCGACGTCGGACCCGAGAACGTCACCGTCTTCGTCACCGACACGGGGCTCGGGATCTCCGAGGCCGATCGCAGCCACGTGTTCTCGGCATTCCACCGTTCGACCAACCCGGACGCGCTCTCGGTGCCGGGCACGGGCCTGGGCCTGCCGATCGCGGCGCGGATCGCGCAGGCGCACGGAGGCGACATCACGGTCGAGTCGACCTTCGGTGCCGGGAGCACCTTCCGGTTCAGCCTGCCCCTGCGTTCCTCGCCCTGA
- a CDS encoding FtsK/SpoIIIE family DNA translocase, with protein sequence MATRTSSPPGSRSSSSSRSKSSSTRSRSTSKRPSASSKGRSRSGASARRPAPRAVRTGPGPVSRTFGAAGRAGASVWLGAAHAVGAVARSIGQSARDLEPEHRRDGAGLFILGLAVVVAAAVWWQLPGSVMEFARSMTAGAVGKVGWLVPLFLVYAGWRTLRDPERNGPAGRQVIGWTAFGLGLLGIVHIANGNPEPQLGDASNLQEAGGAVGYVTSSLLLDLMQTSYVVVPLLVLLAFFGVLIITATPIYQIPARLGALRDKALGRTPAPEGAEPAALGRSRRHARTDDDDIDPDMGDPAYDSPVLSDRELKKRRRRKVATDTDSEDGTDVGVDLFADAPTEVTPVVVDDSEHAEPPPHTPLPERVEQLALSGDIAYSLPANEVLKAGSVHKAKSKASDAVVDRLTQVLDDFGIDAQVTGYTRGPTVTRYVVELGSAVKVEKVTALSKNIAYAVASADVRILSPIPGKSAIGIEIPNTDKEIVSLGDVLRSSTARADHHPMVAGLGKDVEGGFVVANMAKMPHLLVAGATGSGKSSFINSLITSILMRSTPDEVRMIMVDPKRVELNAYEGVPHLITPIITNPKKAAEALAWVVREMDMRYDDLANFGFRHIDDFNKAVRAGKVEVPAGSERKLTPYPYLLVIVDELADLMMVAPRDVEDSVVRITQLARAAGIHLVLATQRPSVDVVTGLIKANVPSRLAFATSSLGDSRVILDQPGAEKLVGQGDGLFLPMGASKPVRVQGSWVTEAEIHQVVKHCKAQLEPTYVEDVTAPQQSKRELDDDIGDDMELVVQAIELVVSTQFGSTSMLQRKLRVGFAKAGRLMDILESRGVVGPSEGSKARDVLVKPDEIDAVIATLEGGA encoded by the coding sequence ATGGCGACCCGTACGTCTTCCCCGCCGGGGTCGCGGAGTTCGAGCAGCTCTCGTTCCAAGAGCTCGAGCACCCGATCACGGAGTACCAGCAAACGCCCCAGCGCTTCCTCGAAGGGCCGGAGCCGTTCTGGCGCGTCCGCGCGCCGACCCGCTCCGCGCGCCGTGCGCACCGGGCCGGGTCCTGTCTCGCGCACCTTCGGTGCCGCTGGACGTGCGGGCGCCTCGGTCTGGCTGGGTGCTGCCCACGCAGTCGGCGCCGTGGCCCGGTCGATCGGACAGTCGGCCCGCGACCTCGAGCCCGAGCACCGCCGCGACGGGGCCGGACTCTTCATCCTGGGCCTGGCCGTGGTCGTGGCGGCTGCGGTGTGGTGGCAGCTGCCCGGGAGCGTCATGGAGTTCGCCCGATCGATGACCGCCGGCGCTGTCGGGAAGGTCGGCTGGCTCGTCCCGCTGTTCCTGGTCTACGCAGGCTGGCGCACCCTCCGCGACCCTGAGCGCAACGGCCCGGCCGGTCGCCAGGTGATCGGGTGGACGGCGTTCGGGCTCGGTCTCCTCGGCATCGTCCACATCGCCAACGGCAACCCCGAGCCCCAGCTCGGTGACGCCAGCAACCTGCAGGAGGCCGGCGGGGCGGTGGGCTACGTCACCTCGAGCCTGCTCCTCGACCTGATGCAGACGTCGTACGTCGTCGTGCCGCTGCTCGTCCTGCTGGCGTTCTTCGGGGTGCTGATCATCACTGCGACCCCCATCTACCAGATCCCGGCCCGCCTGGGCGCGCTGCGCGACAAGGCGCTGGGCAGGACGCCTGCCCCGGAGGGGGCCGAACCTGCCGCGCTCGGGCGGTCGCGGCGCCATGCCCGCACGGACGACGACGACATCGACCCCGACATGGGCGACCCGGCCTACGACAGCCCGGTGCTGAGCGACCGCGAGCTCAAGAAGCGGCGCCGTCGCAAGGTCGCGACGGACACCGACTCCGAGGACGGCACCGACGTCGGCGTCGACCTGTTCGCCGATGCGCCGACGGAGGTGACGCCGGTCGTCGTGGACGACTCCGAGCACGCCGAGCCGCCCCCGCACACGCCCCTGCCGGAGCGCGTCGAGCAGCTCGCCCTGTCGGGCGACATCGCCTACTCGCTGCCCGCCAACGAGGTGCTCAAGGCAGGGTCGGTCCACAAGGCCAAGTCCAAGGCCAGCGACGCCGTGGTCGACCGGCTCACCCAGGTCCTCGACGACTTCGGCATCGACGCCCAGGTCACTGGCTACACCCGTGGCCCCACGGTCACGCGCTACGTCGTCGAGCTGGGATCGGCGGTCAAGGTCGAGAAGGTCACCGCGCTGTCGAAGAACATCGCGTACGCCGTCGCCTCCGCCGACGTCCGCATCCTGAGCCCGATCCCGGGCAAGTCCGCGATCGGCATCGAGATCCCCAACACCGACAAGGAGATCGTCTCCCTGGGGGACGTGCTGCGGTCCAGCACGGCGCGAGCCGACCACCACCCGATGGTGGCGGGCCTCGGCAAGGACGTCGAGGGCGGGTTCGTGGTCGCGAACATGGCCAAGATGCCGCACCTGCTGGTCGCCGGCGCCACCGGCTCGGGCAAGTCGTCGTTCATCAACTCGCTCATCACCTCGATCCTGATGCGTTCCACACCCGACGAGGTGCGGATGATCATGGTCGACCCCAAGCGGGTGGAGCTGAACGCCTACGAGGGCGTGCCGCACCTGATCACCCCGATCATCACGAATCCCAAGAAGGCTGCCGAGGCGTTGGCATGGGTCGTGCGCGAGATGGACATGCGCTACGACGACCTGGCCAACTTCGGCTTCCGCCACATCGACGACTTCAACAAGGCCGTGCGAGCCGGCAAGGTCGAGGTTCCGGCGGGCAGTGAGCGCAAGCTGACGCCCTACCCCTACCTCCTGGTCATCGTCGACGAGCTGGCCGACCTGATGATGGTGGCGCCGCGCGACGTGGAGGACTCGGTCGTGCGCATCACCCAGCTGGCCCGCGCAGCCGGCATCCACCTGGTGCTGGCCACCCAGCGACCGTCGGTGGACGTCGTCACGGGCCTCATCAAGGCCAACGTGCCGTCCCGGCTGGCCTTCGCCACGTCCTCCCTCGGTGACAGCCGCGTGATCCTCGACCAGCCCGGGGCCGAGAAGCTCGTGGGCCAGGGCGACGGACTGTTCCTGCCCATGGGAGCCAGCAAGCCGGTGCGCGTGCAGGGGTCGTGGGTCACCGAGGCCGAGATCCACCAGGTGGTCAAGCACTGCAAGGCGCAGCTGGAGCCCACCTACGTCGAGGACGTCACAGCCCCGCAGCAGTCCAAGCGCGAGCTGGACGACGACATCGGCGACGACATGGAGCTGGTCGTCCAGGCGATCGAGCTGGTGGTGTCGACACAGTTCGGGTCCACCTCGATGCTGCAGCGCAAGCTGCGCGTCGGGTTCGCCAAGGCCGGCCGCCTCATGGACATCCTGGAGAGCCGGGGAGTCGTCGGGCCGAGCGAGGGCTCCAAGGCGCGCGACGTGCTGGTCAAGCCCGACGAGATCGATGCCGTGATCGCCACGCTGGAGGGGGGAGCCTGA
- the rimO gene encoding 30S ribosomal protein S12 methylthiotransferase RimO, producing MTTDTSTPTAPAPSHPGPGPGQPLHVAVVTLGCARNEVDSEELAGRLEADGFVLVDDAEDADTVVVNTCGFVEAAKKDSVDTLLSAADLKASAGHGGRAQAVVAVGCLAERYGKDLAESLPEADAVLGFDDYPDIAARLRSIVAGEVHHPHTPSDRRLLLPISPVDRDASSISVPGHADTSDIGTGAPATGPRAVRRRLDAGPMAPLKLASGCDRRCSFCAIPSFRGSFVSRRPSDVLAEGRWLATQGVRELFLVSENSTSYGKDLGDLRLLETMLPELAAIEGIDRVRVSYLQPAETRPGLIEAIATTPGVVPYFDLSFQHASATVLRRMRRFGDPESFLGLLEQVRALSPAAGVRSNVIVGFPGETEEELQVLCDFLVEARMDVTGVFGYSDEDGTEAESFDGKLDEDEVRARTEHVTALVEELNAQRAEERLGETVSVLVESLDVEDGEPVVEGRAAHQGPEVDGTTTLLDTPSGIAVGDVVNATVVATDGVDLVAQVGGQP from the coding sequence ATGACCACCGACACCTCCACGCCGACGGCCCCCGCCCCGAGCCACCCCGGTCCGGGACCAGGCCAGCCGCTCCACGTGGCGGTCGTGACCCTGGGGTGTGCCCGCAACGAGGTCGACTCCGAGGAGCTCGCCGGTCGGCTCGAGGCCGACGGCTTCGTCCTCGTGGACGATGCCGAGGACGCCGACACGGTCGTGGTCAACACCTGCGGGTTCGTCGAGGCGGCCAAGAAGGACTCCGTCGACACCCTCCTCTCCGCGGCGGACCTCAAGGCATCTGCCGGCCACGGAGGTCGTGCCCAGGCCGTCGTGGCCGTGGGATGCCTGGCGGAGCGCTACGGCAAGGACCTCGCCGAGTCACTGCCCGAGGCCGATGCGGTGCTCGGCTTCGACGACTACCCCGACATCGCGGCCCGGCTGCGCTCGATCGTCGCTGGGGAGGTCCATCACCCGCACACGCCGTCGGACCGACGCCTCCTGCTGCCCATCTCGCCTGTGGACCGTGACGCCTCGAGCATCTCGGTGCCGGGGCACGCCGACACCTCCGACATCGGCACCGGTGCGCCGGCGACCGGACCCCGGGCTGTGCGGCGCCGTCTCGACGCCGGACCCATGGCGCCTCTCAAGCTGGCGTCCGGGTGCGACAGGCGCTGCTCCTTCTGTGCCATCCCGAGCTTCCGGGGCTCGTTCGTGAGTCGTCGGCCCAGCGACGTGCTCGCCGAGGGTCGGTGGCTGGCGACCCAGGGTGTTCGTGAGCTGTTCCTGGTCAGCGAGAACTCCACGTCCTACGGCAAGGACCTCGGCGACCTTCGGCTCCTGGAGACGATGCTGCCCGAGCTCGCGGCGATCGAAGGCATCGACCGGGTCCGGGTCTCCTACCTCCAACCGGCCGAGACGCGGCCCGGCCTGATCGAGGCCATCGCGACCACGCCGGGCGTCGTTCCCTACTTCGACCTGTCGTTCCAGCACGCGTCGGCGACGGTGCTGCGCCGGATGCGTCGCTTCGGCGACCCCGAGAGCTTCCTCGGCCTGCTCGAGCAGGTCCGCGCCCTCTCACCGGCGGCCGGCGTCCGCTCCAACGTCATCGTCGGCTTCCCCGGCGAGACCGAGGAGGAGCTGCAGGTCCTGTGCGACTTCCTCGTCGAGGCGCGCATGGACGTCACCGGTGTGTTCGGCTACAGCGACGAGGACGGGACCGAGGCGGAGTCCTTCGACGGCAAGCTCGACGAGGACGAGGTACGCGCCCGCACCGAGCACGTCACCGCCCTGGTCGAGGAGCTCAACGCCCAGCGCGCCGAGGAGCGCCTCGGTGAGACCGTGTCGGTGCTGGTCGAGAGCCTGGACGTCGAGGACGGCGAGCCGGTCGTCGAGGGCCGGGCAGCCCACCAGGGCCCCGAGGTCGACGGCACCACCACGCTCCTGGACACCCCGTCCGGGATCGCCGTGGGGGACGTCGTCAACGCGACCGTCGTCGCCACCGACGGCGTGGACCTCGTCGCGCAGGTCGGGGGCCAACCGTGA